The following DNA comes from Coregonus clupeaformis isolate EN_2021a unplaced genomic scaffold, ASM2061545v1 scaf2470, whole genome shotgun sequence.
TGCCAGACCCACCACGCGAAGATTATGACGCCTGGATCTGCCCTCCAGGTCGACTACTTTCACAGAAAGCTTCTGCACATTATCCTGCAATGACGTGCATAGTTTCTCTAACTCGTCGATCCTACCAGCGTTGAATTCTGAAGCTTTCTCAAGGTCCACAATACTCTGGCCCTGCGAAGCGACCGTTCGAATGGTGCTCTCGATTTTAGTGTCCAGTTCAGCAATAGTAGCCTTAAGATCCTCCGCTATAGCAACACGTAGTTCTCCCAAAGCCCGGGTAAGTTCTGTAAGTGTCACGTTGTTACCTGTGCCTTCCGCCATGTTTGTCTCGTTGTTTGGTGGGGAGTAGGCCTCTGATGTGGATTTATTGTCCTTTGGTCGCTTATTACTAGGCATTTTCACATAGAAAGTTACAATATTGTATTAGAAAGAAAAGTTTGTTGTAACAAGTGCAATAAAGTAAGTTAGGTTAGATTATTTCGCAAAAAAGTTGCGGGAGCCTCTCACACACAGCCGTTCACTCCAACATGCTAGCTCCGCCTCAAAATAATCCAGTTTCTATGgacttattttggacctaagcttgtcgcctgccttcccgcctttgggacaacgactaccattgttagggcggagacgtgAGCATCTTGACAtacacagatctctggtgtaaatgaaAAGGTGCACAGCACAAGCGGACAAACACTCATAAAATAATTATTGTGAATATCGCGCAAAAACATATGGGACAGTTTTATGCAATAATATTGAGATGATCTGACTGTTTAATGCTGAAATAGTGCGGTGATTGGTCAAATTTGCAAGCCTTCGCATGATatgatataatatgccatttagcagacgcttttatccaaagcgacttacagtcatgcgtgcatacatttgtgtatgggtggtcccggggatcgaacccactaccttggcgttacaagcgccgtgctctaccagcttatATGCAGGGAATAGTTGATTTTGCACACAAAAAATGTGATCCTGGAGTGACTGACAAATGAACATGTCTCTGTAACTCACCTAGCGAACTCTGCCAGCTGTTTGGGGTCTGACAGGTCGATCCCTGGGATGCCCCCGGGCGGGAGCTTCTTCCCTGTCATGTACTCTGAGTAATCGGGAGGGGAATTATCCCCAATGACGTGCTCCTCCACCATAGTGTCATGGTCAATGTCCTTCTTGTCATCTGAGATGGAGCACAGGAGCAGAGTTAAAACAGATCAACAGGCATATGTTTTGTGATGTCTGACCCAAATGGTCAATTAGAATACCAATCTTTCAACCATGCTGCACAATCACCAGGAAAATGTATAAAGGCTGGGAGCTTAATTGTGTTCAAGCACAAGGTCTGCACAGCTGAACAGAAAGTGAATGCACATTTTGGGTAGTTTCATTTGAAGGGCCCTATTTTTTTTATGGAATGTGTGAATAGCCCtagtttttgatttttttttttatgtttgacGTCGGAACTCCGGTCCGCCCACTCTAGTTGCTACTGAACTCCATCGTAAATCGTTGAGTTGGTTAGTTTACTAAACTAGCTAAATAACTGGTCAACAAACGTAGTAACCATTTTAATACCACTTCTATTCGCTAAATTTCCAGACTAGTCGCCGCTCAACGCCATCGTAAATTGTTGTTTAGTCGGGCTACAGTCAGTATGGCTAatcaaattagctagctagctaacgttaactgtcTGACGAAAGCCAATCTTCTCAGGTCTGGCGGTCTCAAATGTAACAATGTAAACTTTGCTAAAAATGTAATGACTAAAATATCTATTGAGATGCCATTCTTGCAACTCTTCCCCAACGATTAGAAAACTAACTAGCAGTAGCACATCCACACAGTCTTGTGACATCTTGCTAGTTGTTACCCTCCCCCCGCTCTTCGAGCAGAGGCCCGGTGCTTGCAAAAACACAATTTCGACAGAACTCTAAACTTACCCGATGCCCACATCGTCACCGAAAACTCTCCTTCCAAAGTCTTTATCTGGACTTGTTTCTGTTCCCATTTTCTACCACTGGACTCCGGTGCACCCAAGTAGCTCTTTTTATTTCTCTTCCCGCTTCCCCCCTTCTTCATCCGCCCCGAGCTCTTCCCAGCGACAGTCACCAGAGTCTGTTCGATGTATTCCTCTtccgcggcagggactgggacaggTATAAGAATTTGGTCCTCGTAATCATCGTCCCCGTGCATGTCCGAATCATCTTCACCAACCACCTCTTCTCGGGTTTGCACCAATATTACCTCCTGGTGATGCATTGAGTGTGGATCATCTGAGTCGAGGGGCTGTAACGCGATCATAGGCTGTTCATCGTCGTCCTCTCCAACAACTGTTGTCTCGATTGTCTCCACTTCGATTTCATGAAGTTCCACTATTTCGGCTGGCATCTCCGAGCCGTCCGTTTCGATGTACAGGGTATCATCTGAGGCCATGTTGAAAACCCCTAAATTCCTCACAGTTATGTTTTCAATAGCAGTTCCCCCCCTCTATACTGCCTTCCTCCCCTCTACACTGCCTTCCTCCCCTCTACACTGCCTTGCCTTCCTCCTTCTTCGACAACAAACTCCACTCTGTTCTACTCCCGTCGCCACTACGCTTTAGCTACATAGTCTCGCGAGACTTCATGGGTTACAGACTTATGCCTCATTCATGTCATGTCGAAAACTCGGAATTTTCCACTGGCTAACCTAGGAGGAAGTATCAGATCTCGAGTTTCCAATTGGGAGGCACCAGAATCAACCAATATGAAGCACTACGCAAATAACTTACGTTCATTTGAACTCGGAGGTCCCGAGTTTCTGACATGAAGTGAACGCTGCATTAGGTtaggttcccctgctcagacgttgtaTGCGTCAttaaccaatggttgcgtgcgaCGTAATCGAttgacagattgctataacatatgtggttagctgatacttaaaatacctatccaggcgttgtaagatctggcaggcATCAGCAACTCCTGGGCATAGGAGCGCGCCCATTTACAGCCAGTGGGCTTGTTCTACATTGCAGACGATCAGCGAGGTgactgccgactgactgatctacagcCCGACATTGCAGATGATCAGCGAGGTgactgccgactgactgatctacagcCCGACATTGCAGATGATCAGCGAGGTGCctgccgactgactgatctacaatcaccttgcatcataaataactaccattatttgtagatcagtcaaatcaaaatgtatttgccacatgcgccgaatacaacaggtgtagaccttacagtgaaacgcttcattacaagcccttaaccaacaatgcagttaagtaagtgcaaatagtccgggtagccatgattagctgttcaggagtcttatggcttgggagtagaagctgttgagaagcctttttgaCCTAGTCATTCAACATTTACCCACTATGCATCATATGTATCATATGCACAAACAAATTGACATTTATTATAGTTTAATTTATTGTCACAATATCGACAATGTAAATGTATTGGGTTGTTAATGTGTTTGTTTGTACAATAAAGGATTCGTGAAAATGTATTCAGATCAATGTGTATAATCAACTCATGCATCTTGTTGAGATTAATTTACAAAGTCTAAATTGTGCAACAATATTCTGTTATATCTATAATTGAAggagtttaaaaataaataaaatctattAGCCTAATGTCACAGGCTATCATTGATATGGAAGGTTTTCACTGTGGAACCCCTTTTAAACACTGCGAACTAAACATGGGTAGTTAATATAACGTTGACTTTTCCTCATAGCCTATGCTTGTATATTTTTTATCAATTCTTGCAGTTCTGTGTTTTGGCTTATGAATACAGACTACATTAATATTGCCTGCTGAATTCGATCACCTCAGTTAAAAGTGTATTTAAACTTGACAAACGCAGGAACTACTATCGGCTAGGGAGGAGCTTTTTTGGTCACACACCTTTCACCTTTACCTTTGATAGGGTGTGTTTTTAAAGACGTGTGTGTAGGTGAGGCACACATAGCCGCTGCGCTCCCGCGGGCTTGAAGAGCATCGAAATGGGAAAGACAGGTGAACGGGGAGACTTTGAATGGGTCTACAATGATCAGCCTCATACTTCACGAAGAAAAGAAATATTAGGTAAGCTGGTGTCTTAAAACGTAAACGAAATAACTACGGTTTAAAGTAAAGTTGTACTGCTTATACAAAGTCATACTGTTCCTTTTTAATTTTACTTCTTTTTAAAATCGTAACCGGTTTTACCTGTTTTCAAATGGACAACTTACGTCTTACCTGTCAGAAATGTCGCAACCTGGAGTTTAACACCCTGGAAGTATATGATTTATTGGAGTAGCCCAGTTCATTCACCATGAAATGAGACTACAGTACTAGGCTATTTGCCAATGCTGAAACTTAAGGGAATATGGACTCCTATTTTTTCACAAGCAAAGAAGCCTACTAGATTTGCCAAACAAAACCACCTGTCCTACTTTTAGCTTCTTATGAATTCATATTGTAATATTATCTTGTGAATTAAAAACagcttattttttatttgtatttttttatttcacctttatttaaccaggtaagccagttgagaacaagttctcatttacaacagcgacctggccaagataaagcaaagcagtgcgattaaaaacaacaacaacacagagttaacatgtggaataaacaaaacgtacagtcaataacacaatagaaaatatataagcagtgtgtgcaaatgtagtaagttatggaggtaaggcaataaataggccatagtgcaaaataattacaatttagtattaagtGATTGGTAAGATGCTGTGACAACTGATGCttcaagttagtgagggagataagtgtctccagcttcagagatttttgcagttcgttccagtcattggcagcagagaactggaaggaatggcggccaaaggaggtgttggctttggggatgaccagtgagatatacctgctggagcgcagactacgggtgggtgttgctatggtgaccaatgagctaagataaggcggggatttgcctagaagtgatttatagatggcctggagccagtgggtttggcgacgaatatgtagtgaggaccagccaacaagagcgtacaggtcacagtggtgggtagtgtatggggctttggtgacaaaacggatggcactgtgatcgactacgtccaatttgctgagtagagtgttggaagctattttgtaaatgacatcgccaaagtcaaggatcggtaggatagtcagttttacgagggcatgtttagcagcatgcgtgaaggaggctttgttgcgaaataggaagccgattctagatttaactttggattggagatgcttaatgtgagtctggaaggagagtttacggtttAACcaaacacctaggtatttgtagttgtccacatattctaagtcagacccgccgagagtagtgattctagtcgggtgggcgggtgcatgcagcgttcgattgaagagcatgcatttagttttactagcgtttaagagcagttggaggctacggaaggagtgttgtatggcattgaagctcgtttggaggtttgttaacacagtgtccaatgaaggaccagatgtatacaaaatggtgtcgtctgcgtagaggtggatctgagagtcaccagcagcaagagcgacatcattgatatacacagagaatagagtcggcccgagaattgaaacctgtggcacccccatagagactgccagaggtccagatgacaggccctccgatttgacacattgaactctatctgagaagtagttggtgaaccaggcgaggcagtcatttgagaaaccaaggatatttagtctgccaataagaatgcgtgattgacagagtcaaaagccttggccaggtcaatgaagacggctgcacagtactgtcttttatcgatcgcggttattatatcgtttaggaccttgagcgtggctgaggtgcacccatgaccagctcggaaaccagattgcatagcagagaaggtacggtgggattcgaaatggtcggtgatctgtttgttaacatggctttcaaatactttcgaaaggcagggcaggatggatataggtctgtaacagtttggatctagagtgtcaccccctttgaagagggggatgaccgcggcagctttccaatctctggggatctcagacgatacgaaagagaggttgaacaggctagtaataggggttgcaacaatttcggctgctaattttagaaagaaagggtccagattgtctagcccatctgatttgtaggggtccagatttagcagctctttcaggacatcagctatctgaatttgggtgaaggagaagcgggggggggggcatgggcaagttgcagtggagggtgcagagctggtggccggggtaggggtagccaggtggaaagcatggccagccatagcaaaatgcttattgaaattctcgattgtcgtcgatttatcggtggtgacagtgtttccaagcctcagtgcagtgggtagctgggaggaggtgctcttattctccatggactttacagtgtcccaaaacttttttgagttagtgctacaggatgcacatttctgtttgaaaaagctagcctttgctttcctaactgattgtgtatattgtttcctgacttccctgaaaagctgcatatcgcgggggctgttcgatgctaatgcagtacgccacaggatgtttttgtgctggtcaagggcagtcaagtctggggtgaaccaggggctatatctgttcttagttctgaattgtttgaatggggcatgcttatttaagatggagaggaaagtacttttgaagaacatccaggcatcctctactgatggaatgaggtcaatatccatccaggatacccgggccaggtcaattagaaaggcctgctcgctgaagtgttttagggagcgtttgacagtgatgaggggtggttgtttgaccgcggatccattacggacgcaggcaatgaggcagtgatcgctgagatcctggttgaagacagcggaggtgtatttagagggtaaattagtcaggatgatatctatgagggtgcccatgtttatggatttagggttgtacctggttgGTTCCTTGATGATAatttgtgagattgagggcatttaGTTTtgattgtaggatggccagggtgttaagcatatcccagtttaggtcaccaagcagtacgaattctgaggatagatggggggcaagcaattcacatatggtgtccagggcacaactgggggctgaggggggtctgtagcaagcggcaacagtgagagacttatttctggaaaggtggattttttgaagtagaagctcaaactgtttgggcacagacctggatagtatggcgcagtggtctaaggcactgcatcgcagtgctagctgtgccactagagatcctggttcgaatccaggctctgctgtagctggccgcaaccgggagaccaatggggcggcgcacaattggcccagcgtcatccagggtaggggagggaatggccagcagggaggtagctcagttggtagagcatggcgtttgcaacgccagggttgtgggttcgattcccatgggaggccagtatgaaaaaagaaaaaaaatgaataatgtatgcactaactgtaagtcgctctggataagagcgtctgctaaatgatgtaaatgtaatagagctctgcaggctatctctacagtagattgcaactccgccccctttggcagttctatctagacggaaaatgttgtagttcggaatggaaatgtctgaatttttggtggccttcctaagccaagattcagacactgctagaacatcagggttggcagagtgtgctaacgcagtgaataactcaaacttggggaggagacttctgatgttaacatgcaagaaaccgatggcttttacggttacagaagtaaaCAAAcgatagcgcctggggggtaggagtgatacttggggctacagggcctgggttaacctctacatcaccagaggaacagaggaggaatataataaggatacggctaaaggctttaagaactggtcttcttgTGCTTTGTGTGCAaagaaaaggggcagatttccgggcgttgtagaatagattcagggcattatgtacagacaaggatatggaaggatatgagtacagtggaggtacacctaagcattgggtaactatgaaagagatagcatcactggaggtaccgattgagcctgtctccgcgtgtatggggggtgggacaaaggagctctctgaggctggttgagctgaacttggggctctacagtgaaattgtataataagaactaacccaaacaacagtaggctaggcatattgacatgggagagaggcataacgcaatcacaggtgttattggagagggctaagacaacaactggtaatggcgacgaaagtttgggctgaggctaaacagataaacaggatgggataccgtgtaaaggaacagtccagcaggcatcagctgtgtagctgagtgatcatacggtccagtgaacagcactaagtaagtccgggagcagatcattggctgctaaagcacaggcgagcaggaggcacggctgttgattgcgcgtgctagcgagctggggctagcagatggatcttcgtggtcgtcgcaacgggaagcctgttgaaaccacatcagatgattacgtcagcagaccagtcgtgatggatcggcggggctccgtgtcgacactaggagatCCCgttcggttgacagagaggtagatagctgggagatgggcctggctcgaggctagctcaaggctaactggtacgtcgggaagtggtgattagccaacaacagccattcggttgcagctagctagttgcgatggtc
Coding sequences within:
- the LOC121561490 gene encoding transcriptional repressor protein YY1-like isoform X1, with amino-acid sequence MASDDTLYIETDGSEMPAEIVELHEIEVETIETTVVGEDDDEQPMIALQPLDSDDPHSMHHQEVILVQTREEVVGEDDSDMHGDDDYEDQILIPVPVPAAEEEYIEQTLVTVAGKSSGRMKKGGSGKRNKKSYLGAPESSGRKWEQKQVQIKTLEGEFSVTMWASDDKKDIDHDTMVEEHVIGDNSPPDYSEYMTGKKLPPGGIPGIDLSDPKQLAEFARMKPRKIKEDDSPRTIACPHKGCTKMFRDNCAMRKHLHTHGPRVHVCAECGKAFVESSKLKRHQLVHTGEKPFQCTFEGCGKRFSLNFNLRTHVRIHTGDRPYVCPFDGCNKKFAQSTNLKSHILTHAKAKNNQ
- the LOC121561490 gene encoding transcriptional repressor protein YY1-like isoform X3, translating into MASDDTLYIETDGSEMPAEIVELHEIEVETIETTVVGEDDDEQPMIALQPLDSDDPHSMHHQEVILVQTREEVVGEDDSDMHGDDDYEDQILIPVPVPAAEEEYIEQTLVTVAGKSSGRMKKGGSGKRNKKSYLGAPESSGRKWEQKQVQIKTLEGEFSVTMWASDDKKDIDHDTMVEEHVIGDNSPPDYSEYMTGKKLPPGGIPGIDLSDPKQLAEFARMKPRKIKEDDSPRTIACPHKGCTKMFRDNCAMRKHLHTHGPRVHVCAECGKAFVESSKLKRHQLVHTGEKPFQIKSCDL
- the LOC121561490 gene encoding transcriptional repressor protein YY1-like isoform X2, whose protein sequence is MASDDTLYIETDGSEMPAEIVELHEIEVETIETTVVGEDDDEQPMIALQPLDSDDPHSMHHQEVILVQTREEVVGEDDSDMHGDDDYEDQILIPVPVPAAEEEYIEQTLVTVAGKSSGRMKKGGSGKRNKKSYLGAPESSGRKWEQKQVQIKTLEGEFSVTMWASDDKKDIDHDTMVEEHVIGDNSPPDYSEYMTGKKLPPGGIPGIDLSDPKQLAEFARMKPRKIKEDDSPRTIACPHKGCTKMFRDNCAMRKHLHTHGPRVHVCAECGKAFVESSKLKRHQLVHTGEKPFQLVVDWLESIAKDEIGDFSDNIE